In Microbacterium sp. 1.5R, the following are encoded in one genomic region:
- a CDS encoding aminomethyltransferase family protein, giving the protein MSALLPPAPGGSGVPNYPDIKSLAPIWGHMRVWEGDGWQRESMSWKDGVYLAANLVGPIEYVISGAEAQDFLSRLSINDVWKWPIGRSKHLVMLDDQGLIASHALTVRDGEARFRMLAGPPWPLFQVKRLNLDVTIEVNEIFILQVAGPKSAEVLEKLFGGGIRDLAFLAAEPVTVPGVDGEAEIELSRISMSGNLGYEVRGPLAAGPAVYDAVYRAGLPLGIVRLGWRTYAVNHTEGGFPQSGVTWLASMLLDPAVQRSSVGALLAAEYTGSIDPADTRARTRTPHEVNWEWMGKSNHEFIGREAFDAESAAPRRKTVILRWNPDDVTDIFASYLRPGEPYKFIEFPVSPQQPAGGHADLVTHEGVAVGVSSAVVYSYYYRELISQATVGLEHSDIGAELVVHWGDHGGRIKQVRAVVGPFPYLDLPRNADSDVSAS; this is encoded by the coding sequence ATGAGCGCGCTCCTTCCCCCTGCTCCCGGCGGCAGTGGCGTGCCGAACTACCCGGACATCAAGAGTCTGGCGCCGATCTGGGGCCATATGCGTGTCTGGGAGGGAGACGGGTGGCAACGGGAGTCGATGTCCTGGAAGGACGGCGTCTACCTTGCGGCCAATCTCGTCGGACCCATCGAATATGTCATCTCCGGTGCGGAAGCGCAGGATTTTCTGTCGCGTCTCAGCATCAACGATGTCTGGAAATGGCCGATCGGACGCTCGAAACACCTCGTGATGCTGGACGATCAGGGGCTCATCGCGAGCCACGCCCTGACGGTGCGTGACGGCGAGGCACGTTTCCGGATGCTGGCGGGGCCGCCCTGGCCGCTCTTCCAGGTGAAGAGACTGAACCTCGACGTCACGATCGAGGTCAACGAGATCTTCATCCTCCAGGTGGCCGGACCCAAGTCGGCGGAAGTGCTGGAGAAGCTGTTCGGCGGGGGCATCCGCGACCTCGCCTTCCTCGCGGCCGAGCCCGTCACCGTCCCCGGCGTCGACGGCGAGGCGGAGATCGAACTGTCACGTATCAGCATGTCTGGAAACCTGGGGTACGAGGTCCGCGGACCACTGGCGGCAGGCCCCGCGGTCTACGACGCCGTATACCGAGCGGGGCTCCCGCTGGGGATCGTCAGGCTCGGCTGGAGGACCTACGCGGTGAACCACACCGAGGGCGGCTTCCCTCAATCAGGAGTGACCTGGCTCGCCTCGATGCTGCTGGATCCCGCCGTTCAGCGCAGCTCCGTGGGTGCACTTCTGGCAGCGGAGTACACCGGCAGCATCGACCCGGCGGACACCCGTGCGAGGACCCGCACGCCCCATGAGGTGAACTGGGAATGGATGGGCAAGTCGAACCACGAGTTCATCGGCAGGGAGGCGTTCGATGCCGAGTCCGCCGCGCCTCGGCGAAAGACGGTGATCCTGCGTTGGAATCCCGATGACGTGACTGACATCTTCGCCTCCTATCTGCGGCCCGGTGAGCCGTACAAGTTCATCGAGTTCCCCGTCTCTCCACAGCAGCCGGCGGGTGGGCACGCCGACCTCGTCACGCACGAGGGAGTCGCTGTGGGCGTCTCCTCCGCAGTCGTCTACAGCTACTACTACCGCGAGCTGATCTCGCAGGCGACGGTGGGTCTGGAGCATTCCGACATCGGGGCGGAACTGGTCGTGCATTGGGGCGATCACGGCGGTCGTATCAAACAGGTGCGCGCTGTCGTCGGCCCGTTCCCGTACCTGGATCTGCCGCGGAACGCCGACTCCGACGTTTCCGCGTCCTAG
- a CDS encoding hotdog fold thioesterase, producing the protein MLRTDQSGPRLGIRVDSAGEGRATARMTVADDMTNGLHLAQGGFVFALADQAFACAANSVAERTATAEASISYLSPARAGDELVAEAEVYLLDERRVVVDVIVRAGTRIVAVFRGSGRPMRVTAGDA; encoded by the coding sequence ATGTTGCGCACGGACCAGAGTGGTCCGAGATTGGGCATCCGAGTCGACTCCGCAGGAGAGGGCCGAGCCACCGCCCGTATGACGGTGGCGGACGACATGACCAACGGCCTGCACCTCGCTCAGGGCGGGTTCGTCTTCGCCCTCGCCGATCAGGCGTTCGCGTGCGCGGCGAACTCCGTCGCCGAGCGGACTGCGACCGCTGAGGCGTCGATTTCCTACCTGTCGCCCGCGAGGGCAGGCGACGAGCTCGTCGCGGAGGCGGAGGTCTATCTGCTCGACGAGCGCAGGGTCGTTGTCGACGTGATCGTCCGGGCGGGAACGCGCATCGTGGCTGTCTTCCGAGGATCGGGTCGTCCGATGCGAGTCACGGCGGGTGACGCATGA
- a CDS encoding acetyl-CoA C-acyltransferase, which yields MTASTRIQRSARTDSLRPHDAVIVAYKRTAIGRARKGSFAEERPEDLAHAAVSAALGDVPQLAPHDLEDFYLGTGVPQGAQGDNLARRVAVLAGFDSLPGATISRFCASSLEAIAAAARAIQSGDGAAYLVGGVESTSSQPPVSSNQYPGWEVAAERADRVFESGAAWTDPRRGGQDPDIYISMGKTAEFVAGLTGTTREAQDEWALWSQQRATHAQSAGYLSAEIVPYVRRDGQVIEVDDGPRPSTTRSGLAALAPAFHPSGTVTAGNSSPLNDGASAAVVMSARRAQELGITPLGRIVGTTSSALSPEIMGLAPADASEKLLSRLGLTVDDIDLVELNEAFAAQVVPVVRRLGVEPERVNPHGGAIALGHPFGATGVRLVGTLLHGLREADGHLGLATLCVGGGQGMAMVVERL from the coding sequence ATGACGGCTTCGACACGCATTCAGCGATCAGCGCGAACGGACTCGCTTCGACCGCACGACGCCGTCATCGTCGCTTACAAGAGGACAGCGATCGGCCGCGCCCGCAAAGGGTCTTTCGCTGAGGAGCGCCCGGAGGACCTCGCCCACGCAGCTGTCTCGGCGGCACTCGGCGATGTGCCTCAGCTCGCACCGCACGATCTCGAGGACTTCTATCTGGGGACGGGGGTCCCTCAGGGCGCTCAAGGTGACAACCTTGCGCGTCGCGTCGCAGTTCTCGCCGGCTTCGACTCTCTTCCCGGCGCCACCATCAGTCGCTTCTGCGCGTCTTCGCTCGAGGCGATCGCAGCGGCTGCGCGAGCGATCCAGTCCGGCGACGGAGCCGCGTATCTCGTGGGTGGTGTCGAATCCACCTCGTCCCAGCCGCCCGTATCCTCCAATCAGTATCCCGGTTGGGAAGTGGCAGCCGAACGTGCCGACCGAGTGTTCGAGAGTGGGGCGGCCTGGACCGACCCACGGCGAGGTGGCCAGGACCCCGACATCTACATCTCCATGGGGAAGACCGCTGAGTTCGTCGCCGGTCTCACCGGGACGACCAGAGAAGCGCAGGATGAGTGGGCGCTGTGGAGCCAGCAACGAGCGACCCACGCGCAGAGCGCGGGCTACCTGTCGGCAGAGATCGTCCCCTACGTCAGACGGGACGGTCAGGTGATCGAGGTGGATGACGGCCCGCGACCGTCCACGACGCGAAGCGGCCTCGCGGCTCTCGCGCCCGCATTCCATCCGTCAGGGACAGTGACGGCAGGCAACTCGAGCCCTCTCAACGACGGCGCCTCTGCCGCGGTGGTGATGAGCGCACGCAGAGCTCAGGAGCTCGGGATCACTCCGCTCGGCCGAATAGTGGGCACCACGTCCAGCGCGCTGTCCCCGGAGATCATGGGGCTCGCTCCGGCCGACGCCTCTGAGAAGCTGCTGTCCCGACTCGGTCTGACGGTCGACGACATCGACCTGGTGGAACTGAATGAGGCCTTTGCTGCTCAGGTCGTTCCGGTGGTCCGCCGTCTCGGCGTCGAACCGGAGCGCGTGAATCCTCACGGCGGCGCGATCGCTCTCGGGCACCCGTTCGGTGCGACCGGGGTGCGCCTGGTGGGCACCCTCTTGCACGGGCTGCGCGAAGCGGACGGGCACCTCGGGCTCGCAACGCTCTGTGTGGGCGGCGGGCAGGGTATGGCCATGGTGGTCGAACGACTGTGA
- the purU gene encoding formyltetrahydrofolate deformylase: protein MTLNPITANDHACLVVHGPDQPGLVAAVSALIARNDANIVTLDQYSDNPEGGAFFQRVVFHRRDLSAALPQLEADLAATLEPLGMQWRLADRSTPKRMAILASTSDHCLLELLWRHRRGELNVTIPMVISNHTNIAEDVRSFGIPFFHVPSGGPDKSSAEAEIVKLLAGNVDFIVLARYMQILSDGFLEDVGAPVINIHHSFLPAFIGAGPYRKAKERGVKLIGATSHYVTADLDEGPIIEQDIARVDHAMTAADLQARGAYVERAVLARAVQWHADDRVIRHGNHTIVFS from the coding sequence ATGACGCTGAACCCGATCACCGCGAACGACCATGCGTGCCTCGTGGTGCACGGTCCCGATCAGCCGGGTCTCGTCGCTGCGGTGTCAGCGCTCATCGCAAGGAACGACGCGAACATCGTCACGCTCGATCAGTACTCGGACAACCCGGAAGGCGGCGCGTTCTTCCAGCGGGTCGTGTTCCATCGCAGGGACCTGAGCGCGGCACTCCCCCAATTGGAAGCCGATCTCGCCGCAACGCTGGAACCTCTCGGGATGCAGTGGCGCCTCGCCGACCGGTCGACGCCGAAACGGATGGCGATCCTTGCCTCCACATCCGATCACTGCCTTCTCGAGCTGCTGTGGCGCCATCGCCGGGGAGAGCTGAACGTCACGATCCCGATGGTGATCTCCAATCACACCAACATCGCTGAAGATGTCAGGTCGTTCGGCATCCCCTTCTTCCACGTACCTTCGGGTGGACCCGACAAGTCGTCCGCCGAGGCCGAGATCGTGAAGCTCCTCGCCGGAAATGTCGACTTCATCGTGCTCGCTCGTTACATGCAGATCCTCTCGGACGGATTCCTCGAAGATGTGGGCGCGCCGGTCATCAACATCCATCACTCCTTCCTCCCTGCGTTCATCGGTGCCGGCCCGTACCGGAAGGCGAAAGAGCGAGGGGTCAAGCTCATCGGCGCGACAAGCCATTACGTCACAGCAGATCTGGACGAGGGGCCGATCATCGAGCAGGACATCGCACGCGTGGATCACGCCATGACAGCGGCCGATCTGCAAGCCCGCGGCGCGTATGTCGAGCGCGCGGTACTCGCCCGCGCGGTCCAGTGGCATGCAGATGACCGCGTGATCCGTCATGGCAATCACACGATCGTCTTCAGCTGA